TGTGCTGTTCAAACAAGACTCCTTATCGTGCAACACCCTAAGTAAACAGGTCCAGTACACAGCAGCATGCCATTCTCAGTCTGTGCTCAATTAGAAGGTGAAAGTTATTCAGCATTGTGAGTGACAAACCTATGAACTGAGCTATGCAAAATAAAGACAATCAAATACAGTCACATGAAAGATAACAACACAAGACCTGAATCACGATGTTGCCAAGGCATAATATCCTAGTTTCTAGATTATATTTGTAACCAATGTTATGTTGCTGTTGAAATGTCGATGCCACTACACCGTTTTTTGTTGTACATACTCTCATTAAGAGTTTTATGTATAGAAAACAAGCATGCAAAGCAAGTTTGAGCATCTAAAGTAAGAATAGTTCACCTGTGCTATTCAACTAAACTCAGTACATCCTTGAGACAACAAAAGTGTGCAGAGTTGAGTAGTGTTCTACTACAAGGTGAACTACAAGGTGAATGTTATCTGCACTGCGGCTCAGACTAAACAATGAATATTAAAACAATGAAATCTGAAAGTAACACTTCAGAGAGACACCTAAGAACTGAATCATAACGTTGCCATCAATTTGTGCGGTGTACCCATGTCAGTAAACGCTTCCATAATTAACTTGTACAGTATACCCCTGTTAGTAAACGCTGCCATAATTAACTTGTACAGTATACCCGTTAGTAAACGCTGCCATAATTAACTTGAGCGGTACACCTATGTTGGTAAACGCCGCCATAAAATTGTGCGGTACACCTATGTTAGTAAACGCGGCCATAATTAACTTGTGCAGTATACCTATGTCAGTAAACTCTGCCATAATTAACTCGTACAGTATACCCCTGTTAGTAAACGCTGCCATAATTAACTTGAGCGCTACATCTATGTTAGTAAACGCCGCCATAAACTTGTGCGCTACACCTATGTTAGTAAACGCTGCCATAATTAACTTGTGCGGTACACCTATGTTAGTAAACGCTGCCATAATTAACTTGTGCAGTATACCTATGTTAGTTGACTGAAACTTTGTCTTTTTTGATCCCTCAGTGGTTTCCCCCGGCTATATTGGCCTGTCCCTCTCAGCGGTGGCAGTGGGAGGCAGTGATGTACTCACCCCAGCAGACCCCCCATCGGGCATCGGACATGCGGCACACGGaggcaggagggaggagggaggagactgGGTAATGGCTGCAAGTATTATTGGTCTGGCACCAAAGGCACTGGAGATGAGGAGAACATATATTTGTACTATTCATTTGAGAAAGCATGAGGGCAATACAAACATAAGATAAATAATCAACAAATCAGGAAACACATCAAATAAGGGCTTACCGTTACATTGGTAAGACAGTCTTCACATGATGTCCGGACACGGCAAGCTAATGATACAAATATGATTGAAGAAATGACACAATGGTAAACTTTAGGAAATTTTGCATGGGGTCATCGTGAGTCAGCAGCTACAGAGGAGGGATGACTAACGAGCTGTTTGCTGCTGCCCATTACAGGATATATGGACATATCTCCTTGTTTTAGGTACATACTagaaactaataaacatctctGCAAACAAGTGGCTGCTAAAAATGAGGTATTGGACGACACGAACTGACTTTTTCACTCAGCCTATCTGAAAGCAAAAGTGCCCAGACATTATGCCTCGTGACAGGACTACAATAACCACCCCAAGCATTTACGCTAATCCCTAAAACGTTCATCCTAAACAACTGGTCACACATGGCATTATGGTCTGTGGGTCACAGAAGAAAGAAATTTGGCTGGCTTCAGCCAGCTGCAACAGTATAATATTGAAATCTAAGTAACTTGCCAGTCACGCAACTTAAGTGATAAAGATGTATGCTAAGAAATATTTAATGGATATATGTAATGTGCCAGCAGTAAGCCCGCTGTCAGGAATTTGTTCCAATTGTTTGACCTATAAACAACAGTTAACGTTAAGCAAACCTACGACTTATCTGATGTTAGAATCGCACGTTAGGTTATTTGTGGCTAGTGAAAGTTGCTGGCTTTGCCTTAAACTCTCAGTTGTCCTACCCTGTGCAAACAAGCTAAGTAACGTTAAGGCATAAGGAGTGATACAAATGTCGGTCCTGACAGCTGCCTCTAAACAGACCACCATGatcaatacatgtattttaatGCTGCACGCACCAGTTTTTACAACCAATAGGCTCACAATAAGAAAGAAAATCTTACGCTTCTGAACAGGTGTTGGAGTGGTCGTAGTTAGACAAGTTCCTTGATGAGCAACACTGGAGATgacaatgaaaacaacaaacgTCGAACCAAGACCGCCAGCTCCTTGTGGAAGCATACTGTAGGTATTTAATCCACGGTGTGAATGATACGTGGTGGTCTACTTCGTAAAAGCCTCACAAATTGATATAAAAAGTTTCCTTTCCCTTAATCTGCAATGACGACGTTTGATTGTAAGagacttcctgtttcctgcttTTGATGTTCCCGAACGAGAGGATTTAAACTGTATCAGTAGTGCCCCCTACTGTTCAGGCGAAAGTAATGCAAATTACACATGCTTCAATATCAACTGGTTTAAAGCATGATGAGAACATTTCATGAGGAATTTTCCACCTCAGACTTCCATGTGACAACTCTTAGCCCTCCACGTtcatataataatatttataatataattaGTAGGCTGTATGCTTTCAGTAAAGACGGCATGCCAATTGTTCTCACTTGTTCATCAGAATTACAGTTTCTTACAATCATTTTCATCATATCAGTacactaaactgtggatacttttgcattgctttgatacaaaatgcattcagtgaccaccgaaattcatggatacctgttcACCACCAGCATTTAGATACTCGGACAAAACCGGTCAAAATTGTGTTCACTGTAGATGAAAATATGCTGTGTtgtgacagacaaattaaactatacacttgaaataagacagatttgTCTGATTTTGGTGGATAATGtagtttttgctttgttttgtttgtttgcagctaGAAAATGTGTGGTTTTTTTAATTGATTGTATTTTGAGTGCCACAGCAGTCCTGCTAGGTGGCAGCATCTGCTATaggaagtgttttggtggtcgTAGTGCATTTTTCATGAACGGTTAACTGATGTGCTTAGGTATTTGTCTATCTGAGGAGTTTTGAAAATGTGGAGATGGCATTGAAACAAGGGTGAaaataattgtaaaaaaaacagtcaaatgTCAACAGGACAGTGCAACTTATCCGCATCCCCaggtcataaacacacatacacacacaggcatgtatttCACTTGCATTGCACATTTTTCCATCCTGTGCTATATACATACTTTTCTGTGTGATAACATAGTTTTTTCTACTCCAGTGTACTTTCATGGAAGGTAAGGTAATTCACCATCACTTCTGTCAGCTGATGCAGTGGGTCCACTTTTTTCAACATTGACCTACTGCTGCCACCTACTGTTGACTTTGAGGAATGACATAATATTTCAGCCATAGCACAGATCCTCCATCCTGTGACTGACAGACCGGAAAATCCCATCATTTTCCCTTCAAGGTGGTGTTTCTTATGAAAACCTTATTTGAATATTCATGAATCATAAAGCGCTTGTGGCTCACGGTCTTAAATAATCTGGGTTACAAGCTACCAGCTGCCACAACATGCATTTGAAACCTTATCTGCGATGTCTCTTGTCACAATCATCTTCCTGTGTTGACATGAGAAATCGCTCTCCATGGCATAAAGATATTCATGCTGTAAACACGTGTAACTATACTCATCTATCAACGTTTGTGCGTCATTATAGCATTGATGAGATTTGGAATTTCCAAACCGAGGCGGAGGAGGcggaaggtcaaaggtcaagt
The DNA window shown above is from Clupea harengus chromosome 11, Ch_v2.0.2, whole genome shotgun sequence and carries:
- the LOC105910055 gene encoding pituitary tumor-transforming gene 1 protein-interacting protein, producing the protein MLPQGAGGLGSTFVVFIVISSVAHQGTCLTTTTPTPVQKPCRVRTSCEDCLTNVTCLWCQTNNTCSHYPVSSLLPPASVCRMSDARWGVCWVNFEALIIAMAVVCGTILVSVVVCCCCCCCCKKSSSGPDRDEERLARRREDVRQRSDERKTDRKNRHDEIRKKYGLIPDSDHPYSKFENE